A region from the Acidimicrobiales bacterium genome encodes:
- a CDS encoding helix-turn-helix domain-containing protein produces MTSEPLDPLVFGHRLRHFRRQAGMTLEALGEVVKRPASYLSQLENGHREPRLSTVNQLASALGCRPADLLSPTAPNRRAELEVALAHVQEDPRYQALRLPYLRPSARLDDVALEHLVGLFDKVRELSTAPASSGQSSGDGGGGGGVSAGARVANAAMREEMRKRDNYFEEIERVAGEALAAVGYAGQGAVSERNLTDLAAYFGFTIARVQDLPPSTRSISDLRHRVIYVPQRNLTRGTRSARSVIAQTVGRFALGHRDPSDFESYVRQRVEANYFAGALLAPEQAVVRVLRAAKAREDISVEDLNEMFYISYEMAAHRLTNLITRHFGIPVHFQRSDADGLLWKAYENDGVLFPSDADGTIEGQRLCRWWSSRQAFESEDSYAVHYQYTETVAGTFWCCTHIGVEQDRGEAVTVGTREEEAHWFRGSDTTRRTVSRCPDPECCRRPPANAVKRWEGVAWPSARDHSHFVSGLPTDTVVFSPHPGVDLTDVYSFLDRHSGGLGTP; encoded by the coding sequence ATGACGTCCGAACCTCTTGATCCACTGGTGTTCGGCCACCGCCTCCGCCACTTCCGGCGGCAGGCCGGGATGACCCTCGAAGCGCTCGGCGAGGTGGTCAAAAGACCCGCCTCCTACCTCTCCCAGCTCGAGAACGGTCACCGCGAGCCGCGGCTTTCGACCGTCAACCAGCTCGCCTCCGCCCTCGGGTGTCGCCCGGCCGACCTTCTCTCGCCGACCGCCCCGAACCGGCGGGCCGAGCTGGAGGTGGCCCTGGCCCATGTCCAGGAGGATCCCCGCTACCAGGCGCTTCGGCTGCCTTACCTGAGGCCGAGCGCCCGGCTCGACGATGTCGCTCTCGAGCACCTGGTAGGTCTGTTCGACAAGGTGCGGGAGCTGTCCACGGCGCCCGCTTCCAGTGGGCAGTCCTCTGGCGACGGCGGTGGCGGTGGCGGTGTGTCGGCAGGCGCCCGAGTCGCCAACGCCGCCATGCGCGAGGAGATGCGCAAGCGCGACAACTACTTCGAGGAGATCGAGCGGGTCGCCGGGGAGGCTTTGGCTGCCGTCGGATACGCCGGCCAGGGGGCCGTGTCGGAGCGGAACCTCACCGATCTGGCCGCTTACTTCGGCTTCACCATCGCCCGTGTCCAGGATCTTCCGCCGTCGACCCGGTCGATCAGCGACCTCCGTCACCGGGTGATCTACGTCCCGCAGCGGAACCTCACGCGAGGCACCAGGTCGGCCCGGTCGGTCATCGCCCAGACCGTCGGCCGCTTCGCGTTGGGCCACCGTGACCCGTCCGACTTCGAGTCGTACGTCAGGCAGCGGGTCGAGGCGAACTACTTCGCCGGCGCGCTGCTCGCCCCGGAGCAGGCGGTGGTGCGGGTCCTGCGTGCGGCGAAGGCCCGCGAGGACATCTCCGTCGAGGACCTGAACGAGATGTTCTACATCTCCTACGAGATGGCGGCACACCGGTTGACCAACCTGATCACCCGCCACTTCGGGATCCCCGTCCACTTCCAGCGCTCCGACGCGGACGGGCTGCTATGGAAGGCGTACGAAAACGACGGGGTCCTCTTCCCATCCGACGCCGACGGCACGATCGAGGGCCAGCGGCTGTGTCGCTGGTGGTCGAGCCGGCAGGCGTTCGAGTCCGAGGACTCGTACGCGGTGCACTACCAGTACACCGAGACGGTTGCCGGGACGTTCTGGTGCTGCACCCATATTGGAGTGGAGCAGGATCGCGGCGAGGCAGTGACGGTCGGGACCCGTGAGGAGGAAGCCCACTGGTTCCGGGGTAGCGACACGACGCGGCGGACGGTCTCGCGCTGCCCCGACCCGGAGTGCTGCAGGCGTCCCCCCGCCAACGCGGTGAAGCGGTGGGAGGGCGTCGCCTGGCCGTCGGCGCGTGACCACAGTCACTTCGTGTCCGGTCTTCCGACCGACACGGTCGTGTTCAGCCCCCATCCGGGAGTCGACCTCACCGACGTCTATTCGTTTTTGGACAGGCACTCCGGCGGTTTGGGCACTCCATAA
- a CDS encoding dienelactone hydrolase family protein, whose translation MPGALDEYTRESFSDGGITHDIYRAGTGPAVIVIAEIPGITPKVVAFADRVRELGCTAVLPHLFGTPGKPASGRYAMETLAKICVSKEFSSLALGHTGPVVSWLRALARREHERCGGPGVGAVGMCYTGGFGLAMAIDDSVIAPVLSQPSLPFPVTKSRRSDIQLSRDDWARIQKRATDESLCVIGLRFTGDKVVPGSRFRAIKEKLGDNFIAVELDSSPGNPHNHPKAAHSVLTEHLDDRPGTPTRAALDQVLEFFRSRLVMGEPAPA comes from the coding sequence ATGCCAGGCGCCTTGGACGAGTACACCCGCGAGAGCTTCAGTGACGGCGGCATCACTCACGACATCTACCGGGCGGGTACCGGCCCCGCTGTCATCGTCATCGCCGAGATCCCCGGGATCACGCCGAAGGTGGTGGCCTTCGCCGACCGCGTGCGTGAGCTCGGGTGCACCGCGGTCCTGCCGCATCTGTTCGGAACTCCGGGCAAGCCCGCGAGCGGGCGCTACGCGATGGAAACCCTCGCCAAGATCTGCGTCTCGAAGGAGTTCTCTTCTCTCGCACTCGGTCACACCGGCCCCGTGGTGTCGTGGCTGCGCGCTCTGGCGCGGCGGGAGCACGAACGCTGCGGAGGGCCCGGTGTCGGCGCAGTCGGCATGTGTTACACGGGCGGGTTCGGCCTCGCCATGGCGATCGACGATTCGGTGATCGCCCCGGTGCTGAGCCAGCCGTCCCTGCCGTTCCCGGTGACCAAGTCGAGGCGGTCGGACATCCAGTTGTCACGCGACGACTGGGCACGGATTCAAAAGCGCGCCACCGATGAAAGCCTCTGCGTGATCGGATTGCGATTTACGGGGGACAAGGTCGTACCGGGCTCGCGCTTCCGGGCGATCAAAGAGAAGCTCGGAGACAACTTCATCGCCGTCGAACTCGACTCCTCACCCGGTAACCCTCACAATCACCCTAAAGCCGCGCACTCGGTCCTGACCGAGCACCTCGACGACAGACCTGGCACGCCGACCCGGGCGGCACTCGACCAGGTTCTCGAGTTCTTCCGCAGCCGCTTGGTGATGGGAGAGCCCGCGCCCGCTTAA
- a CDS encoding AMP-binding protein, translating into MDLLAMYASTQPDKLAVIDDRPGEPVLSWTFAELDKKANRLANHLSKLGVGHSTKVVWCGQNSAGLLAMTHAIRKVGAIGVPLNYRLTPEEAAYVVDNSDAEVVYVDAEYEDLIFGIRGQVPKVREVLVFDGDGSLERTLDTYPDTFQPVEVAGEGGPVTGTTMIYTSGTTGKPKGAVRSASLDPATGARLISLIGYVPDDVYVTTGPLYHSGPGGFAAVAHALGNTVVVQHKFDPEDWLRLVEKYKVTTTFTAPTPVRMICSLPTDVKARYDRRSMKRLIANAAPWTLALKKMYLADFPPESLWEVYGSTELGVDTVLAPEDHLRKPGSCGKPAPGIEIKLFDEEGNEVTEPHQTGELYVRAATVFDSYYKAEEKYRAATRGDFHTVGDIAYFDEDGYFYIADRKNDMIISGGMNIYPAEIEAALDSDPDIYEVAVFGIPNEEWGESVHAVVVPARPDLAADEVIAYAREHLAGYKVPRSVSFVADLPKTGSGKVLKRELKAPFWASAKGS; encoded by the coding sequence ATGGACCTTCTAGCGATGTACGCGTCGACCCAGCCGGACAAGCTCGCGGTGATCGACGATCGCCCAGGCGAGCCGGTCCTCTCGTGGACGTTTGCCGAGCTCGACAAGAAGGCAAACCGGCTCGCCAACCACCTGTCCAAGTTGGGCGTGGGCCACTCGACCAAGGTGGTCTGGTGCGGGCAGAACTCCGCCGGGCTGCTCGCAATGACCCACGCCATCCGAAAGGTGGGCGCGATAGGGGTGCCGCTCAACTACCGGCTCACGCCGGAGGAGGCGGCGTATGTTGTCGACAACAGCGACGCCGAGGTGGTCTACGTCGACGCGGAGTACGAGGACCTGATCTTCGGCATCCGCGGACAGGTTCCCAAAGTGCGGGAGGTGCTGGTGTTCGACGGGGACGGCAGCCTCGAGCGCACCCTGGACACTTATCCCGACACCTTCCAACCGGTCGAAGTCGCCGGCGAGGGAGGCCCGGTCACCGGTACGACGATGATCTACACGTCGGGAACCACGGGAAAGCCGAAAGGAGCGGTCCGCTCGGCTTCGCTTGATCCGGCAACCGGCGCTCGGCTGATCTCGCTGATTGGATACGTCCCTGATGACGTGTACGTCACCACCGGGCCCCTCTACCACTCGGGTCCGGGTGGCTTCGCCGCTGTTGCGCATGCGCTCGGCAACACTGTCGTGGTTCAACACAAGTTCGACCCCGAAGACTGGCTTCGCCTCGTCGAGAAGTACAAGGTGACCACGACCTTCACCGCGCCGACGCCTGTTCGGATGATTTGCAGCCTCCCGACGGACGTTAAAGCGCGGTACGACCGCAGGTCGATGAAGCGGTTGATCGCCAACGCAGCACCGTGGACGTTGGCGTTGAAGAAGATGTACCTGGCGGATTTCCCACCGGAGTCGTTGTGGGAGGTTTACGGTTCGACCGAGCTCGGAGTTGACACCGTCCTCGCGCCCGAAGATCACCTCCGCAAGCCGGGCTCGTGCGGCAAGCCGGCGCCGGGAATCGAGATAAAGCTGTTCGACGAGGAAGGCAACGAGGTCACCGAACCGCACCAGACCGGCGAGCTGTACGTCCGGGCTGCGACGGTGTTCGACTCCTATTACAAGGCGGAGGAGAAATACCGGGCAGCGACGCGGGGAGACTTTCACACGGTCGGGGACATCGCGTACTTCGACGAGGACGGCTACTTCTACATCGCCGACCGCAAGAACGACATGATCATCAGCGGGGGCATGAACATCTACCCCGCGGAGATCGAGGCGGCGCTGGACAGCGATCCCGACATATACGAGGTGGCCGTCTTCGGGATCCCGAACGAGGAGTGGGGCGAGAGCGTTCACGCGGTTGTCGTGCCTGCTCGCCCGGACCTGGCTGCGGATGAGGTCATCGCCTACGCGCGGGAGCATCTCGCCGGGTACAAGGTGCCGAGATCGGTCAGCTTCGTAGCGGATCTGCCCAAGACAGGATCGGGGAAGGTCCTTAAGCGGGAGCTGAAGGCGCCCTTCTGGGCCTCTGCTAAGGGGAGTTGA
- the aceA gene encoding isocitrate lyase — MTTHTAPAGGNGASHSPFETAVNEIERQWASDPRWTGIERPYSAADVVRLRGSIQVEYSLARQGAERLWWLLHNEDYINALGAMTGGQAVEMVKAGLKAIYLSGWQVAADANLSEQVYPDQSLYAANSVPTVVRRINNALRRADQIEWAESGGKPGPTGQRHWMVPIVADAEAGFGGALNAFELMKGMIEAGAAGVHWEDQLSSEKKCGHMGGKVLIPTAQHIRTLSAARLAADVCGVPSIVVARTDSLGATLLTADVDERDQPFCTGERSPEGFYYVRNGMDIAVARGLAYAPYADLIWCETSTPDLEEAQTFAERIKAEYPDKLLAYNCSPSFNWKKHLDDETIGRFQKELGSMGYAFQFVTLAGWHALNESTFELARGYAERGMSAYVDLQQREFSLEADGYTATRHQREVGAGYFDDIMSTLTAGVSSTLALHGSTEEAQFTK; from the coding sequence ATGACGACGCACACTGCTCCCGCAGGGGGCAACGGAGCTTCGCACTCACCGTTCGAGACCGCTGTCAACGAAATCGAGCGCCAGTGGGCCAGCGACCCGCGCTGGACCGGCATAGAGCGGCCTTACAGCGCAGCGGACGTGGTCCGCCTGCGAGGATCGATTCAGGTGGAGTACTCGCTCGCCCGCCAGGGTGCGGAGCGGCTTTGGTGGCTGCTGCACAACGAGGACTACATCAACGCGCTCGGCGCGATGACAGGTGGCCAGGCCGTCGAGATGGTCAAGGCCGGCCTCAAGGCGATCTACCTTTCCGGGTGGCAGGTCGCGGCCGATGCCAACCTTTCGGAGCAGGTCTACCCCGACCAGAGCCTGTACGCCGCTAACAGCGTCCCGACGGTGGTGCGCCGCATCAACAACGCGCTTCGCCGCGCCGACCAGATCGAGTGGGCCGAGTCCGGCGGCAAGCCAGGCCCGACGGGGCAGCGGCACTGGATGGTGCCGATCGTCGCCGACGCCGAGGCCGGTTTCGGCGGTGCCCTCAACGCGTTCGAGTTGATGAAGGGCATGATCGAGGCGGGCGCTGCCGGCGTTCACTGGGAAGACCAGCTGTCGTCGGAGAAGAAGTGCGGCCACATGGGCGGCAAGGTCCTCATCCCGACCGCGCAGCACATCCGCACCTTGTCCGCCGCCCGTTTGGCGGCCGACGTGTGCGGCGTGCCCTCGATCGTCGTCGCCCGGACCGACTCGCTCGGCGCCACGCTTCTCACCGCCGACGTGGACGAGCGGGATCAGCCGTTCTGCACCGGCGAGCGCTCGCCGGAGGGCTTCTACTACGTCCGCAACGGCATGGACATCGCCGTCGCCCGCGGCCTGGCCTACGCGCCGTACGCCGACCTGATCTGGTGCGAGACGTCAACTCCAGACCTGGAGGAGGCCCAGACGTTCGCCGAGCGGATCAAGGCGGAGTACCCGGACAAGCTGCTGGCCTACAACTGCTCTCCGTCGTTTAACTGGAAGAAGCATCTCGACGACGAGACCATCGGTCGGTTCCAGAAGGAGCTCGGCTCGATGGGCTACGCGTTCCAGTTCGTCACCCTCGCCGGCTGGCACGCGCTGAACGAGTCGACCTTCGAGCTGGCACGCGGATATGCCGAGCGCGGCATGTCGGCCTACGTCGACCTGCAGCAGCGTGAGTTCTCGTTGGAGGCCGATGGCTACACCGCCACCCGCCACCAGCGCGAGGTTGGCGCCGGCTACTTCGACGACATCATGAGCACCCTCACCGCCGGCGTGTCCTCCACGCTGGCGCTGCACGGGTCCACCGAAGAGGCGCAGTTCACCAAGTAG
- a CDS encoding cytochrome P450, which produces MGIESASDLSLDLLDGDFYVNNPYPTYAWLRENAPFYWDSVNELWGVSRYDDIVEIESRKDVFISSDQLKGGYRPNMPADPAIIGLDDPIHQKRRNLVARRFTPKAVSGREDHVRQTVTGLLDAVEANGGTAEIVNELAAPLPAMTIAWLLGFPEERWPELAAWSERTIMLGGGPRYRNDDGYAAVEEFGTAAYGLYMERSGCPADDVMSIWTKAEIDGNPLDIETVVADCLLLLDGGAETTRTVIARTLLNLIDNPDQWEKLRAGADLGIATDEFIRFVTPIHNMCRVAAVDTEVSGHPIAKGQQVVMMYSAANRDPEHFEEPERLDVTRNPNRHLSFGFGTHFCLGAALARMEIRVFFEELARRVKRFKLTPGTAPVEMANAFVFGLKEARLDFEFGGAEG; this is translated from the coding sequence ATGGGCATCGAGAGCGCTTCTGACCTGAGTCTTGATCTCCTCGACGGCGACTTCTACGTCAACAACCCTTACCCGACGTACGCGTGGCTGCGTGAAAACGCCCCCTTCTACTGGGACTCGGTCAACGAGCTGTGGGGCGTGTCCCGCTACGACGACATCGTCGAGATCGAGAGCCGCAAGGACGTGTTCATCAGCTCGGATCAGCTGAAGGGTGGCTACCGGCCGAACATGCCTGCGGACCCGGCGATCATCGGTCTCGACGACCCGATCCACCAGAAGCGCCGCAACCTTGTCGCGAGGCGATTCACCCCGAAGGCGGTGTCCGGAAGAGAGGATCACGTCCGCCAGACTGTGACCGGTCTACTCGACGCCGTCGAGGCAAACGGCGGAACCGCCGAGATCGTGAACGAGCTGGCCGCTCCTCTGCCGGCGATGACGATCGCCTGGCTGCTCGGGTTTCCCGAGGAGCGCTGGCCGGAGCTGGCGGCGTGGTCGGAGCGCACGATCATGCTCGGCGGCGGTCCTCGCTACCGCAATGACGACGGCTACGCCGCGGTGGAGGAGTTCGGAACCGCGGCGTACGGGCTCTACATGGAGCGCAGCGGCTGCCCCGCCGACGACGTGATGTCGATCTGGACGAAGGCGGAGATAGACGGGAACCCGCTCGACATCGAGACCGTGGTCGCAGACTGCCTGCTTCTCCTCGACGGCGGCGCCGAAACGACCAGGACGGTCATCGCCCGGACGCTCCTGAACCTCATCGACAACCCCGACCAGTGGGAGAAGCTGCGCGCGGGGGCGGACCTCGGCATCGCGACGGACGAGTTCATCCGGTTCGTCACACCGATCCACAACATGTGCAGGGTCGCCGCAGTCGACACCGAAGTGTCGGGGCATCCGATCGCCAAAGGTCAGCAGGTCGTGATGATGTACTCCGCCGCCAACCGGGATCCGGAGCATTTCGAGGAACCGGAGAGGCTGGACGTCACCCGCAACCCCAACCGCCATCTATCCTTCGGTTTCGGCACACACTTCTGCCTCGGAGCGGCGCTCGCGAGGATGGAGATCCGGGTGTTTTTCGAAGAGTTGGCCAGGCGGGTGAAGCGGTTCAAGCTGACGCCCGGGACGGCGCCGGTCGAGATGGCCAACGCGTTCGTGTTCGGTCTCAAGGAGGCCCGGCTCGATTTCGAGTTTGGCGGCGCAGAAGGCTGA
- a CDS encoding aldose 1-epimerase family protein produces MSGPFVPSGQQFRIAGSGQELVAVEVGGGIRSYRSGDLNVLDGYPETAICSGGRGQLLAPWPNRVGDGCWEWEGATYQLALSEPEHSNAIHGLVRWLPWSLLEQDEGAGDRSTMRLGCRLYPQPGWPWLLDLSVKYDLGVEGLTATTSVTNSGGPGPCPIGLGWHPYIAAFGAAVDELDLRVPAAVSYVSDERGLPVSKGPVDGTDDDFRVAQRIGRAKLDVAFTEFERDSTGRAMVEVRHPSGQGTRLWMDDNFTHLMVYTGDTLAEPDRRRRGLAVEPMTCAPDMLRNRDGMVLLPEGIPFEAAWGLEIFKI; encoded by the coding sequence ATGTCAGGCCCTTTCGTGCCGTCCGGGCAACAGTTCCGAATCGCCGGCTCAGGCCAGGAACTCGTCGCCGTCGAAGTAGGCGGCGGGATCCGTTCCTACCGGTCCGGAGATCTCAACGTGCTCGACGGCTACCCGGAGACGGCGATCTGTTCGGGAGGTCGCGGCCAGCTGCTGGCGCCCTGGCCGAACCGGGTCGGCGACGGGTGCTGGGAGTGGGAGGGCGCCACCTATCAGTTGGCTTTGAGCGAACCGGAGCACTCCAACGCGATCCACGGGTTGGTGCGTTGGCTGCCCTGGTCGTTGCTCGAACAAGATGAAGGCGCCGGCGATCGGTCGACCATGCGACTGGGCTGCCGGCTCTACCCGCAGCCGGGTTGGCCCTGGCTCCTCGATCTTTCCGTCAAGTACGACCTGGGTGTCGAGGGCCTCACCGCTACCACGTCGGTAACCAATAGTGGCGGCCCCGGACCCTGCCCCATCGGGCTCGGCTGGCATCCGTACATCGCCGCGTTCGGGGCAGCGGTCGACGAGTTGGACTTACGGGTTCCGGCCGCGGTTTCGTACGTGAGCGATGAGCGCGGGCTGCCGGTTTCAAAGGGCCCGGTCGACGGTACGGACGACGACTTCCGCGTTGCGCAGCGCATCGGACGGGCGAAGCTCGATGTCGCGTTCACCGAATTCGAACGCGACTCGACTGGACGTGCGATGGTCGAGGTTCGCCATCCGTCAGGTCAGGGGACTCGCCTCTGGATGGACGACAACTTCACCCATTTGATGGTGTACACCGGCGACACACTTGCCGAGCCGGATCGCCGCCGGCGTGGTCTCGCGGTGGAGCCGATGACGTGCGCGCCCGACATGTTGCGCAATCGGGACGGGATGGTCCTATTGCCCGAAGGGATCCCGTTCGAGGCGGCGTGGGGACTCGAAATCTTCAAGATTTAA
- a CDS encoding long-chain fatty acid--CoA ligase, which translates to MQGLMQSTPLTLDMIFRRAESLWGTKNLATASKNGIQRIEYATWAERTRKLGGVLDDLGISPDGRVATFAWNSTRHLELYFAAPCSGRVLHTLNIRLFADQLVYIANHAEDEVVFADRSLLPLLGPLLDELKSVRHVVIMDDCGDGGPEIPDDARISDYEELLAGAQPHPFSVVEDENTAASMCYTSGTTGDPKGVVYSHRSTVLHSMAAMMVDGVGITESDVVLPVVPMFHANAWGLCQAGVMAGSEMLFPGADLSPEAIAGLITGQGVTVAAGVPTIWMGARPLLAGKPHRLRVVLCGGSAVPKALSEAYRAEIGIPITQAWGMTETSPLASVARVRSDRASSSDEELANLRSTQGLPVPGVELRIADPSSNEVLPWDDETSGEVQVRGPWIAREYYNDPRGASSFTADEWLRTGDVAAVSPDGYIRLVDRTKDLIKSGGEWISSVELENHLMANPAVAEAAVIAVSSERWMERPMACIVLKPGESLTKQDVIEWLKPRVAKWWLPDEVEFIEEVPKTSVGKFSKKDLRDRFSDRVVP; encoded by the coding sequence ATGCAAGGGCTGATGCAATCGACTCCGCTGACGCTGGACATGATCTTCCGGCGAGCCGAGTCGCTTTGGGGCACCAAGAACCTCGCCACGGCGAGCAAGAACGGGATCCAACGGATCGAGTACGCCACCTGGGCTGAGCGAACCCGGAAACTCGGCGGCGTTCTCGACGACCTCGGAATCAGCCCCGACGGACGGGTCGCCACGTTCGCGTGGAACAGCACCCGCCACCTCGAGCTGTACTTCGCCGCGCCGTGCAGCGGGCGGGTGCTGCACACGTTGAACATCAGGCTCTTCGCCGACCAGTTGGTGTATATCGCGAACCACGCCGAGGACGAAGTGGTGTTCGCCGACCGCAGCCTGCTTCCGTTGCTCGGGCCGCTTCTCGACGAACTCAAGTCGGTTCGCCACGTCGTGATAATGGACGACTGCGGCGACGGCGGCCCGGAAATCCCTGACGACGCGCGCATCTCTGACTATGAAGAGCTGCTGGCCGGCGCCCAACCTCATCCTTTTTCAGTCGTCGAAGACGAGAACACGGCAGCATCGATGTGCTACACGAGCGGGACCACCGGTGACCCGAAAGGTGTTGTCTACTCGCACCGCTCGACCGTGTTGCATTCGATGGCCGCGATGATGGTCGACGGAGTCGGCATCACCGAGTCGGACGTGGTGCTTCCCGTGGTGCCGATGTTCCACGCGAACGCCTGGGGCCTGTGCCAGGCGGGTGTAATGGCCGGGTCCGAAATGCTGTTTCCCGGTGCGGACCTCTCACCCGAGGCGATCGCCGGGCTCATCACCGGGCAAGGTGTGACCGTCGCGGCAGGGGTTCCGACGATCTGGATGGGCGCGAGGCCGCTGCTGGCCGGAAAGCCCCACCGCCTGCGCGTCGTGCTCTGCGGTGGGTCAGCGGTTCCGAAGGCGCTGTCCGAGGCGTACCGGGCCGAGATCGGCATCCCGATCACGCAGGCGTGGGGCATGACTGAGACCAGCCCGTTGGCGAGCGTGGCGCGCGTCCGCAGCGACCGGGCGTCGTCGAGCGACGAGGAGCTGGCGAACCTGCGCTCCACTCAAGGGTTGCCGGTGCCCGGGGTCGAGCTGCGAATAGCCGACCCTTCATCGAACGAGGTCCTTCCTTGGGACGACGAGACGAGCGGTGAGGTCCAAGTACGCGGCCCTTGGATCGCTCGCGAGTACTACAACGATCCCCGAGGAGCGTCGTCCTTTACTGCGGACGAGTGGTTGCGAACGGGCGACGTCGCCGCGGTGAGCCCTGACGGGTACATCCGCCTGGTCGACCGGACCAAGGACCTGATCAAATCCGGCGGCGAGTGGATCTCCTCGGTCGAGCTCGAGAACCATCTGATGGCCAATCCCGCTGTCGCCGAAGCGGCCGTGATCGCGGTGTCGAGCGAACGCTGGATGGAACGTCCGATGGCGTGCATCGTTCTCAAGCCGGGCGAGAGTCTGACCAAACAAGACGTAATCGAGTGGTTGAAGCCGCGGGTTGCCAAGTGGTGGCTGCCCGACGAGGTCGAGTTCATCGAGGAGGTGCCGAAAACGTCGGTGGGGAAGTTTTCGAAGAAGGACTTGCGGGATCGTTTTTCTGATCGGGTGGTGCCCTAG
- the aceB gene encoding malate synthase A gives MPRQNVTFTPHPQAEQVLTPEAIEFVAELHERFDARRRELLFERVERQARFDAGERPDFLAETESIRLCGWTVPEAPKPLADRRVEITGPVERKMMINALNSGAKVFMADFEDANSPTWDNVITGQVNLQDAVRGTIELVTPEKSYRLADETATLVVRPRGWHLTEKHFTIDGERISASLFDFGLYLFHNGRESLSRGFGPYYYLPKLEGHKEARLWNDVMCAAEDLLDLDRGSIRATVLIETITAAFEMDEILYELRDHICGLNAGRWDYIFSVAKRFHNDANFVLPDRSLVTMTTPFMRAYTELLVKTCHMRGAHAIGGMSAFIPNRKKPDVTEAALAKVTDDKRREAGDGFDGTWVAHPDLVPTAMAEFDAVLGDRPNQLDRQRPEVAVGPGRLLEVDHPRDGITKAGLKTNVSVGLRYLVSWLSGTGAAAIDDLMEDAATAEISRAQIWQWVHHKVILAGAERTPVTAELVRRMLDRTEKELAEAGYEPELIRNARNVFEQVALDDEFINFLTLPAYELLP, from the coding sequence GTGCCTCGCCAGAACGTCACATTCACGCCGCACCCGCAAGCGGAACAAGTCCTCACCCCCGAGGCCATCGAGTTCGTTGCCGAGCTGCACGAGCGCTTCGACGCCCGCCGCCGGGAGCTGCTTTTCGAGCGGGTTGAGCGGCAGGCCCGCTTCGACGCCGGCGAGCGCCCCGACTTCTTGGCGGAGACGGAGTCGATCCGGCTCTGCGGATGGACGGTGCCCGAGGCGCCCAAGCCCCTTGCCGACCGCCGGGTAGAGATCACCGGGCCGGTCGAGCGGAAGATGATGATCAACGCCCTCAACTCGGGGGCGAAGGTCTTCATGGCCGACTTCGAGGACGCCAACTCCCCCACGTGGGACAACGTCATCACCGGGCAGGTCAACCTGCAGGACGCGGTCCGCGGGACCATCGAGCTGGTCACGCCGGAGAAGAGCTACCGGCTGGCGGACGAGACCGCGACCCTCGTCGTGCGTCCCCGCGGCTGGCACCTGACCGAGAAGCACTTCACCATCGACGGCGAGCGGATCTCGGCAAGCCTGTTCGACTTCGGTCTGTATCTGTTCCACAACGGGCGCGAGAGCCTCTCCCGCGGGTTCGGCCCGTACTACTACCTGCCCAAGCTCGAGGGCCACAAGGAGGCCCGGCTCTGGAACGACGTCATGTGCGCGGCCGAGGACCTTCTCGATCTCGACAGAGGCTCGATCAGGGCGACCGTTTTGATCGAGACAATCACCGCCGCGTTCGAGATGGACGAGATCCTCTACGAGCTTCGTGATCACATTTGCGGGCTGAACGCCGGCCGGTGGGACTACATCTTCAGCGTCGCCAAGCGGTTCCACAACGACGCGAACTTCGTGCTCCCGGACCGCTCCCTCGTGACGATGACCACGCCGTTCATGCGCGCGTACACAGAGCTTCTGGTGAAGACCTGCCACATGCGCGGCGCCCACGCCATAGGCGGGATGTCTGCCTTCATACCCAACCGCAAGAAGCCCGACGTGACCGAGGCCGCGCTGGCCAAGGTGACCGACGACAAGCGCCGCGAGGCCGGCGACGGCTTCGACGGCACGTGGGTCGCCCACCCGGACCTTGTCCCGACCGCGATGGCGGAGTTCGACGCCGTGCTCGGCGACCGCCCCAACCAGCTCGACCGCCAGCGGCCCGAGGTTGCCGTCGGACCGGGACGGCTGCTCGAGGTCGACCACCCGCGCGACGGGATCACCAAGGCGGGCCTCAAGACCAACGTCTCGGTGGGCTTGCGCTACCTGGTGTCGTGGCTGTCGGGCACTGGAGCCGCGGCGATCGACGACCTGATGGAGGATGCGGCCACCGCCGAGATCAGCCGTGCGCAGATATGGCAGTGGGTCCACCACAAGGTGATCCTCGCCGGCGCGGAGCGGACCCCCGTCACCGCAGAGCTGGTTCGCCGCATGCTCGACCGCACTGAAAAAGAACTCGCCGAGGCCGGCTACGAGCCGGAGCTGATACGGAACGCTCGGAATGTTTTCGAGCAGGTGGCCCTCGACGACGAGTTCATCAACTTCTTGACCCTGCCCGCCTACGAGCTACTTCCCTGA